In Dasypus novemcinctus isolate mDasNov1 chromosome 10, mDasNov1.1.hap2, whole genome shotgun sequence, one DNA window encodes the following:
- the LOC101447962 gene encoding olfactory receptor 8H3-like, with protein sequence MAYDRYAAICNPLHYPVVMSTRLCKVLVIGSYVIGFTESLVIVIFMSSFHFCKSNVIYDFFCDVYPVLALSCTNTGDAAIMIFILASFNIIVPLTVISVSYGFILYTILKIKSTSGKRKAFSTCASHLVGVTIFYGSITFTYLKRKESYSLGKDQMASVFYTIVVPMLNPFIYSLRNNEVKNAVIRIMQKRKGSKQFK encoded by the coding sequence atggcctatgaccgctatgcaGCCATCTGCAATCCCCTTCACTATCCTGTGGTTATGTCCACGAGACTCTGCAAAGTACTTGTCATTGGCTCATATGTGATTGGCTTTACTGAATCATTAGTCATTGTTATTTTCATGAGCAGTTTTCACTTTTGcaaatccaatgtaatctatGACTTTTTCTGTGACGTATACCCAGTGTTAGCCTTATCCTGCACTAACACTGGTGATGCTGCAATCATGATATTCATTCTTGCTAGTTTCAATATAATAGTGCCTCTTACTGTAATATCTGTGTCCTATGGTTTCATTCTGTATACCATCCTGAAAATTAAGTCCACTTCGGGAAAACGCAAAGCCTTCTCTACTTGTGCCTCCCACCTCGTCGGAGTCACCATCTTTTATGGCAGTATaacttttacttatttaaaacgAAAGGAATCCTACTCATTGGGAAAGGATCAAATGGCCTCTGTGTTTTATACTATTGTGGTCCCCATGCTGAATCCATTCATTTATAGTCTTAGGAACAATGAAGTGAAAAATGCTGTCATTAGAATCATGCAGAAGAGAAAGGGCTCCAAACAATTCAAATGA